The genome window ttAGCTCCTCTAGTTGTAGAGATGGTTTTTGATTCCTTAAGATGAAACGTCTAAGGTGCCCTTATCGAATGAGTTCCTTAATCAACTCCATTAGATTAAGATAATCTTCAGTGTCTAGGTCTTAGTCTTGGTAGAATCTATAATATTTAGACATATCTCTTCTATTGGGCGATGACCTAATTGGATGAGGGTCTTGTAACATTCCCTTCTCTTTAATCTATAGGAATATTTTTGTTGGTGACATGTTGATAGTGGTTAGGTTGGCTCTTGGTTGAGATGACTTTGTTGGTAAGGTGCTTTCTACTATGGAAATGTTAGAGTTAAAGTGAGGGCTTGTCATTCCTACTTCCAAGTACTTTTATAACTTTTTGTGTTTTTCTAAAACCATCGCCTCAACTATAATATATTGATTTATGCTATAGCATCTCAAGGGTAATAATTGATTATCGCTATATTAGAGACCATAAGAGTTAAGAAGGCTTAAGTCTCATCACAAATGCTTGTATGAAGACCAAGTGGTGGACATTGGTGATCCCTATGCCTCATTTATGAATATAATAACAAAGTCCGCTAGTGACTCACCCTCCAACATTCGGATTGTCAAGAGGGTGGTAGTCGAGCACCAAGGGAATACATTCTTGACAAAGTATTTTCCAAACTTCTTTACCAGTTGAGTTAAGGAGCTTATTGAGAACGGTTTAAGGTGTGTGTACCACTCCCAAGTCGTGTCCCTTAGCATCATATAGCATCCCTTAGCATCATATAGCATCCCTTCAAGCATCCCTTCAAACACCTCAATAGTTGAAAGCTCATTGGGATTGGGTCTTCTAGATGAATAAGGATTTGTTAAGGTGAAATCGGTTAAGTCTCCCTTCTTTATCATATGAAACTCCTAAAGCATATCTTCAAGATGAAAATCTATTTACTATAACTATGTGCTAAGGGTGTACTTGGCATAATTACATATTAGGCCTCGGACTTATCCACTATAGATTGGTGATGATGCAGACTGCTGAATTCATTAGTGCGAGATTGAGGTGCCCTATTCATTGGATAATTAATTGATTATCGACTCTTTAGGGCAACTAGTATGGGACTGACTAAGGAATCTTAGCAGGCGTCAGGGGAGTGGCCAACTTTTGTATGTTTTGGACAACTATAGATTAAACTAGTTGAGAAAGAAGGGAGTCAACAAGATACATCATCACAATTAGTGTCTGAACCTTCTATGTGAGGTCTATGAAGACCTTGGTCAGAACCATTGAGTGAGTCAGGGTCCCCATCGATATAGAGAGTTCAAGAGTCATTGAATAATCGTTAATATTATATCAATGTTAGTATTGAGGTAGAAGTGTCAAAGGCAACAAATGTTGGATCTTGTCCATCATGAGTGAAGGTGCTATAGGCCGATGTCAAAGTGGTCATGCTCGAGTACTTATTGAGCGAGTCGGTATAGTAACATTCGTGTGTTATGCTATCTTTCTAGTACCAAAATAATATGATGGATATCAGTAATGTCCATATTAGCTCAACTTGGTTTGAGTCTATATGAACAAAAAAAATCTGATATGGTCGAATGGGGAGCTCAGGCATTTGGTCGATAACCAACTTATATGAAAATTGAGGTCGGATGGGTTCCTCGACGTGATCCTTCCAACGCTATAGTTAGGTATGAGATAGAAAGCATAAGTTTTAAATAAACAATAACCATCCTTAATTACTATAGCTTGGTGGGCTTTTCATAATAGCTTTAACATGGGAAAATATACTATAATATgtatagaatattttttttaaaaaattattatagtaaCATCAATGTCATTGAATTATTGATCGCGGTTCAATTTCCTCTGCTTGATCATTATGTTGAAGTAAATATTTATCCCATTAATATTTACTTTCTTTGTTATGATCATATTTGTAATGCAAAATAATCTTAAAACAAGTTAAAATAATATGCTTAACATATATTGGAAATATTAAAATAagttattttaatatataaaataaatatatcaatTTGACTAGTAGGTAGTTCTTTGTTATTGCATGAGAATGAAAGAGACATAACTTGATgtcacttatagtattttttaataactttatagtatttttagtatATAAATAAAGATACTATAATGTTATTGAAAAAACACATATAAATGAACCAAATGAAAAAACTATGGTTCAcaacttataaaaaaattagtgaaaaaaaaatcattttggtTGACTAGGGATATTTTGGATATTATTTGTATTAAGgggtattatttgaaaaaaaaatgaaaacaatgTCTCCTTtgggaaaaataaagaaaaagatgatCTTTTTAAGGAAAATCACTCAAAATAATTTAACAATCATGTCAAGTAGGGATATTTTGAATTAAACCTCCACAAAAACATAaatatctaaatcaaattttcttTGAAAAATACAAGTGATCTTAAAATACCTTACAAACACAAGTTTacgataaaattatttaataaaacatGTGTGAGTCAGTATCATTAATCAAAATTGCGAGATAGGGCATCTTATGGATGTAACTCTCTTTATAGTTGATGGAGACTTTGTGTTTCATACAAGTCCTTTTATCTCTGTGCTGATTGAGAAAACAGTGTTCCTTCCGTTTTATCTTATGGATGTAACCATTTGTTTTCTATATTTAATGTCTTACAGATTGATCATTTTTTTACTAATGTAATAAATATGCTAAAAGACAAATCCTATCAAATGATCTATGCATCCGACTTTACAAGGGGCGAAATTGCCAAGGATTATAATTATCACATAAAAATCATCGAGTTCACTCTGCAAAGATCTATTGGTACCACACGACGTCTTGCAATGAAACTATATCTATGGcttggaggaggagatggaggaggcaACTCCGTCATCTCCCGGCGTCGACGTTCTTCAGCAGCGTGCTGCTATCCAGGATATGATAACCGCTGGTATCCGTCTCCGTGCATCTTCTTGTGTCTTCAGCTTTTACCATTTCGATATCTCCCGGATCATATTCCTCCCTCGGTTGCAGCCTGAACCTTCTCAATGAATGCAGTCGCTCTGCTACTTCCTTCATGGAGGGCCGCTCTTCTCCCTTCACGCTCAGGCACTCCTTGGCAATGACCGCAACCTCCCCCAGCAACTGCTCTCCCCCTTCCCCGATCAATTTGTTATCCAGTATGTCCCTCAGCCTCTGCTCCTTCATCAACACGAGGAAACTTGTCGCCAGGCTCCTCTTTTCCGAAGCATCGTCGGCGTAGATCGCCTTCTTGCCTGTGATCAGCTCCAGGAGGACGAccccgaagctgtacacgtcgcTTCTATCCGTCAGCCGGCGGGTCTGCATGCACTCGGGGTCCAAGTAACCTAACGTTCCCTGCACGAACACGATGAACTCGTCTTCGTCCATGGGGACGAGCTGAGACGCTCCGAAGTCGGACACTTTGGCGGAGAGGTCGTCGTCCAGTAGTATGTTGAGGGACTTGACGTCCCCGTGAATGATGGACCGGTTGGTCGCCGAGTGCAAGTAGGCGAGCGCTTCCGCGGCCTGCTCAGCGATCATTAGGCGAGCTTGCAAGGGGAGGGGTGAGGTGTAGTGCTCTGGATGGAGCACGTCGAACAGGCTGCCGTTGGAGATGTACTCGTAGACCAGCATGGGAACATCCAGCTCCAAGCAACAGCCCAGTAGCCTTACTATATGCCGGTGGTTGATCTGAGAAAGAACGATGATCTCGTTGACGAACTCGTCCTTCTGTCGCTCGTCGACCTTCTTCGACTTCTTTATCGCCACCGTTCGTTGGTTGTCCAAGATTCCCCGGTACACCATGCCGTACCCGCCGCAGCCGATGACTCTTTTGTCGGCGAAGTTGTCTGTGGCTCGTTGTAGCTCCTCCACGGTGAATACTTGAACGGTGTCCACCTCTTTGGATAGGATTTCTTCGTATAACTTGAAGCCCCCATTTTTCCTGAAGAAAATGTCTCGTTCTCTTTTGTGTTTCGTCTTTTGGGTGCTTATGATTACGCAAGAAAGGAGAGCAACTAATATTACAACGATCACGCTGAAACCTGCACAGCATGTATGAGTTGCAAAGATTAGCTTAAAggacgaaaaatatttttcatcaattCTGTTATAATTGTAGCGTTGTCATGACAACTGGAGAATTGGAGAAGTCGAAGAAGGACAATAATATGTCGCTTTCCAGAGACACCAATTCTACCATGTTTGTGGAATTCTAAACATTTATACTTTTCTCATGTATGACCTCTTCAAAAGCAAAGAGTCGGTCTTTTCAGATTTTATATTCATGTAATCAAAACCATCTTTATAGCTAAATGTTAAACGCAACGCTACTGCTGAATGATGCAATGAACATACCaaacaaaaaattataattggAAAGGTACTTATgtaattcattatatatatataaccattgAGTGGGTCTTTTTAGTAAAGCTAAAGTTATACATCTACAATCGCTGGGGTCTATCACGGTTATTGTCTAACGAGGATATTGTGTTCGACAAAGGAAAAAGTATCAAGTAGGACGCAAAGGAGTGGAGATAGATAATAACCAAGAAAGGCGGAGGTTTTACCTACTGTCAGCCGTGCCGGTAATGGAAATTTGGATGAGATGTCGGTACAATTTTCTTTGCTGGCATTTCCATGCGTACCAGGTGGGCATGTGCAGTGGTAGCCTCCCTGTGTATTAGTGCAAACTCCGAAGCATGGATACAGCTGAGGATGTTCGCACTCGTCGATATCTGTCGAGCGTTGATTCGACCATCAGAAATGGAAGTAAGGTGTAATCGAGCATATGGGAAGAGATGGGCGGTGAGCACCTTGGCATCCACCCTCGAGATAGGGATTGCCTGTGTATCCTTGGGAACAGTTGCATAAGTACCCGGGGCCATTGGTGGAGTCGACGCATGCGGTGTTACCACCGCGGCAAGCGTAGTTGACTGGGTGAGCTTTGGCATCCCGGCACGACGACTGGTTGCGCATCGCCCAGTCCAGCACCACAGGAACCAGGTAATTGGTTTTTTTGCCGAAGTCATCGGAGAGCGCGGATTCATGGAAGTGGAACCAATTTTGATCGGCTACGAAGGCATAGCTACAGGGATTGAAGCTGGCCACCTGGCTGTTGTCGAAGGACGTGCTGAAGTAGGTAGTAAAGTTCATGAGCGACTCGGGTATGAAAGTTTGGCAGCAACCCATGCCATCGCAACCCGGCTCCTCCGAAACACCACCTGCGTCGTCGCAGTAGGACAAGCAGCCGCTCGCATATGTTCTGCCTTTCACGGTTTTGCCTACGACGTAGGCGAGAGAGGAGCAGCCGACGACGGTGAACTTGTTGCTGGTGGCCGAGAACAAATATGGCAGACCCAGGCTTGTCGATGAGTATCTACCAGATTGCTGGTTACACTGAGCAACCATGAAGATGTGCACGCTTAACTCGTGATCAACCAAGGAGATGTTGAGGATTTCGATGTTTGTTTCACCGATGAAAGGTTTTGAAGGATCGGTGGTGTGATCGCAAGTGATGTTGAAGCCTTCCATGGAGCAGTTGGTCCCGATGCCGAACGGGTAGGGGATGTCGACTTCGCCGCACTTGCTCAGGCATCCTGGCTTCgatattgctgctgctgctgctgcaacagCTGATGCTAACAACAAGGTCGCTGCTATCTGAAACACCACCACTCTCTTAGcaaccattctctctctctctctctcttttgcccTCCCAACTACTGGATCAGCTTGCAGTGTATGTGGACATGGAtcaatataggtatatatatatatataattaattaactaCTATATGTATTTGACAGGGTCACAGCTGGGAGCTGCACTTGTTTAGCTTCTGTTGGTTGATACGAACAAGCGTGGACTTGGTCCGACGCAAAGACAAAATAATCAGCAGACCGGATGGACACTACAACGCTTGAATCCCGAGATGCATCGAATCACGTTTCTACTAGCTGTCTGATTAACTGACCCATATGCACACGATAGTTACCTGAAATGACTCCATACTCTTTAGCTAATGACTCGGACCAAGTCAACCACACCCACGTCGTTGTCCTGCCGCACAACTCTAGTTGTCGTGACGTGCGAGTCAAGTCAAGTAATGTGAACATCAAGCGCGAGCTTTGGTTTGCTGGTAGCAACCGTCAACGCATGAGACAAGTCAAGAGACACGGTTTGTGCCATTACTGTATTCGTTCAAGCCCCACCGATTCCATTGTCACACTGTGCATCACTGCTGATCTATTATGTGCGTCACTATTCCttctataatataaaaaaaggCCAAACATAAAAATTATTTCATGAACCCGGGCATCTGCATAGCTGCAATCGGATGACCCCATGGGCTGACTTCAACATAAATATAACATTAATCTAGAACTAATACAGAGAAATTCCAATTATATCTTATAAATGTAAAATATACAGCTGGAGTAGCTCAGAtggttagagcgtgtggctgttaaccacaaggtcgAAGGTTCAAGCCCTTCCTCTAGCGAAAAAATACTTTTAAtaactcatatttttttttttctattttctattttcTGATTTCATTTGTTTTCGATTTCGTGTTTATGATTACATTTACTACCATTCTTTGAACCACTTTTTTTATGATAACtcgtattattttatattttctgaTTTCACTTGTTTTCAATTTAGTGTTTATAAGATTACATTTACTGGTGTTCTTTGAACCACTTTTTATGATAACTcgtattattttctatttttttatttaatttgttcTCAATTTCATGTTTATGATTACATTTGCTAGTATTTTTACTGGCATTCTTTAATATGtaaaagagagagggagagagagagagagagagagaaggcataAGTGCAAAGGCAGGTAAACGAACGATTGAGAAGACAAAACTGGCCGCTGAAAGAAACTTAAATCTCAGACTTACTATGGGGGAGCGCgagagacacagagagagagagagagagaggggtccaAAGCCCACTGGACCGTCGATGAATCGGAAAGATCCAAGGCGGACCAGTGCAATTTCATCCACGGGAAACCAAGATTTGCaccgaaaagaagaagaaacccaCACCCAATTCCGATCACGATCAAGAAAGCAACCCTAGTTGACAAGGAAGGGATGAGCTCCGTACCTCAGCTTCTGGCCACGAGCAATCGGGGTTTAGATAGAGTCGCGCTCCCCTCCGGGCGACGGTGTTGTCGAGGCGCTTGGCCGCGGAGCCGATCCCCATCGTTCTCCCCGTTCCTTTTCCGGCCCTCGTCGAGGCGTTTCGCCTGTCGGGGCCCGTGGCCGATCGGCCCCCATGGGTTGAAACCGACGAGAAAGAttcgtgttatatatatatatatatatatatatatatatatatatatatatatatataatttatttatttatttatgtttatatCTCAACCAATTGGAATGGAATTAACGTTGTGGTGACAGCCTGAGTTGGAAAACGAAATTATGGTAGCAAGAAGAAAAGTTCGACTCCTCTACTTCTTTTGCCCCCAAATAATGGCATGCAGATGAGGTTAGTCTTCTTCTTGGGCACGCCTTTACGTGGACTCGTCGAGAAATATAGAGGCGGCTCAGTTCCGGGAATAATCTAATCCAATGAATTTGTGACATGTAAACAACATAATCCTCAGTCCAACTCAGCACTCCTCAAGTCTCGATACATCTCATAAGCTTATATAGTTGAAGTGGTCGTTGTCTTCTTAACGTAAATTTGTGAAGTCGACactgatttttttaattatatataaaaatcttCTAATCTAcatgaaatttctttttctcctATATAGGAGAGGGACGTGTGAATGCATTTTTAACGTAATTTCATTTTCTATCCTCTTGTAATATATATCAGAGTAAGCGATGGCGTTTCCATATAAAAAAGTTTAACCGTACATCAATTTCCGAGCTTGCGATGCTGTTTCTCACGAAAGATGGAGACCGAGCCAAGTCAAGTGGGTTCCACCACCAGCTTCCGCTGTAGCTGTCGGAATCGGGCCCCACCATGCACTAGCACGCAAGCGACAAAAGGGGTTGGTGACTGCTGCCGCGAGGACGACTCCTTCATCGGACAGTTCTGACCAGAATATTAACACGTTGTTAGAAAGAAAATACTCATCGCTCGTAAATTTTAATCTAATTAATCCTTCACTTACTTAAATTTGTctcaacataataaataaataaataaatatgtgaTCATGCTAAACCGCCATTAATACGGTTCGCATGATCGAGACAACGTGAGCGGCAGCCCACATCATTCTCCCGAACGCGATTCAAGGTGGTAATCCACGCCAGCGGGACAGCCATCGAGGCGGTGAGATCCGGTCACCGCCTCGGTGAGCTGATCACCGCCACAAAGGAAATAACAGTTGGTGACGGTCGTTTCACACCGAGTCAAGAACGGTTTCGTATCGCCCGTTACGCGCGCGGTATATCGAGGGCGTTGGCCGTCGTGAGCCACGAATCGTTCGAACGGCTAGTTTGCGAGGAGGAGACGGTGGAGTCTTGATCGGTTCTTGGTCGTCGATGTCGCCCTCCTTCCCTCCCTCTCTTTATTCTTCTGTTCTTGTTCGTCGCGACGCGGCCCGATCTTTCCTTTTTCTTGGCTACGAGATGAGGATCGAGTCTTgatctgttctttccttctgcccCGGCTCGGAGAGGCAAAGGTTTGTCAGTGTCGCCCTTCTCCTCTCTGTACTCTTGTGTCGCCGTTCATCTCTCTGTCACTTTTCTCGTTCGTCGCCATACCTCTCTCGGTCTTTTGCCCTTTCTTCTTGGCAACGAGATGAAAGCCAATCTTTttctgttcttcccttcttccccggctCGGAAAGACATAAGAGGCAAAGGTTTGCCAATGTCCCGCCTTCCTCCTTTCTTGTTCCTCTCTGTCTTTTGCTTGCTCATCGATCGTTTTCTTGACAACCAATGATGGCTGCTTTGCATGGGAGAGAGGAATCGAAATGGTATCGGGATAGCCCGTTACATTCGCTTTCGTGTCGGGGATTCGAAGTACAAGAAGACAACCGTCTTGTCTATCGAGATGTGGTCACCTCCGGTCGCTCTTAAATTCCAACctttaattcttttcccttttttttgtggGTTCGATGGACAGAATGCGAccgcacgagagagagagagagagagagagaggcagagaTTTACAAGGATTCGGTAACCACTCAATGCTCTCGATCTACCCCTGAGGGTGACGCATGCCGTGAGCTAAGGAATCGCGTCCGAGTTCATCACGCGAGATATGTCAGCTGGCGACGCCGAGCAGATAAAAAGTAGGAAGGAAGAACAACTCTCTCACTCTCACCTTTATTTAAAGCATCGACGCCTGATCCGATACCGCCTGTCCCTCATCTTGTTCGTTCCTCCTGGGGTACGACAAATAGTTGGCCCTGGTGTTGTTTCTCGGCATCTGTTGCGAGGGACATGGCGGAGAACACGGAGCCTTTGTTGAAACGGAAGGTGTACTTCGACGGCTGCCCGGGTTGCAAGCAAGACCGACGGAAGGAGGCCAGCAGTGGAATCCCCTACAAGGAGTTCTTTTATGTGTGGATCATCACCCTCTGCACAGGTATGCATGCGTGGGTTGGCTCACGCTAGTATATAATTGCTCGGTAGAGTTTGTTGCATGATGAGTGGAAAAAATGTTTTCTTCAACATTGAGTTCCTCCTATTTAGTAATTAGTGATTTTTTAGTAATTAATGATTTGTTCTTACACGCTTGTATTTGCATCTGCACCCATTATTCTGTGTCTCTGCGACACCACAACCTCCGGTAAGTCTACAAATCAATTTCCTGTAGGTGTAGTTGTAGCATAAGAAAACAATGTCCTGTACTGACCTTGAAAACGATACGACCATTAAGCAGCAGAGGACATGGGCTAAGAGTTTGTTTAACGGCTGCTCCATGCAAAAGCATAAAATGAATATTTCCTAGTCTTTTGaacatttgaagatctaaacctagaAGTCAAATTTGAAAGCTGTCGCAGATGCATATTTTAGATGACCCTATTTATGCATGCATCACTCTATATTAGCTAGTTAGAGTCGTTTAGCTTTTTATAAGTAGCAATAGCACTTGATTGGATAGTTTATTTTGCACCTCTAGAgagtataataaaaattattagttGAAAACTCAAAGTCAGACATCCTCTGCTTGTATACAACAATCTGATTTTGTACTTTTGAAGCATCCAGGATGAAGCTGGGCCACACTGTTTGCACTATAATCTACCAATCCAAAACTGTTACCTAAATTTATGCTCCATTGATCCTAGAAGGTAAAATAGGACTCCTTCTGTGTTACACTGATCATAGAGTTTGTATAAATCTCTGCTGCTTGGTTTGCATTAGCGATTGCTTAAGAACCTcagggatgcttgttggagtaaaaattcaataataaaagtTAAATCCGATTTGAgtaataaaataagaaagataTAAGGGTCATAATAATCATAACGGTCATATAATGGCTATGTGTAATCATAGTCACTGGATACCATTAAGACACCAAGTAAGTCATACAAAAATAACAAACTCAATTAAATAAACAATgaacataataaataaattaataaatgataaataaatttttttgagatttctattt of Musa acuminata AAA Group cultivar baxijiao chromosome BXJ1-7, Cavendish_Baxijiao_AAA, whole genome shotgun sequence contains these proteins:
- the LOC135679317 gene encoding wall-associated receptor kinase 5-like isoform X1, whose translation is MGIGSAAKRLDNTVARRGARLYLNPDCSWPEAEIAATLLLASAVAAAAAAISKPGCLSKCGEVDIPYPFGIGTNCSMEGFNITCDHTTDPSKPFIGETNIEILNISLVDHELSVHIFMVAQCNQQSGRYSSTSLGLPYLFSATSNKFTVVGCSSLAYVVGKTVKGRTYASGCLSYCDDAGGVSEEPGCDGMGCCQTFIPESLMNFTTYFSTSFDNSQVASFNPCSYAFVADQNWFHFHESALSDDFGKKTNYLVPVVLDWAMRNQSSCRDAKAHPVNYACRGGNTACVDSTNGPGYLCNCSQGYTGNPYLEGGCQDIDECEHPQLYPCFGVCTNTQGGYHCTCPPGTHGNASKENCTDISSKFPLPARLTVGFSVIVVILVALLSCVIISTQKTKHKRERDIFFRKNGGFKLYEEILSKEVDTVQVFTVEELQRATDNFADKRVIGCGGYGMVYRGILDNQRTVAIKKSKKVDERQKDEFVNEIIVLSQINHRHIVRLLGCCLELDVPMLVYEYISNGSLFDVLHPEHYTSPLPLQARLMIAEQAAEALAYLHSATNRSIIHGDVKSLNILLDDDLSAKVSDFGASQLVPMDEDEFIVFVQGTLGYLDPECMQTRRLTDRSDVYSFGVVLLELITGKKAIYADDASEKRSLATSFLVLMKEQRLRDILDNKLIGEGGEQLLGEVAVIAKECLSVKGEERPSMKEVAERLHSLRRFRLQPREEYDPGDIEMVKAEDTRRCTETDTSGYHILDSSTLLKNVDAGR
- the LOC135679317 gene encoding wall-associated receptor kinase 5-like isoform X2, which produces MVAKRVVVFQIAATLLLASAVAAAAAAISKPGCLSKCGEVDIPYPFGIGTNCSMEGFNITCDHTTDPSKPFIGETNIEILNISLVDHELSVHIFMVAQCNQQSGRYSSTSLGLPYLFSATSNKFTVVGCSSLAYVVGKTVKGRTYASGCLSYCDDAGGVSEEPGCDGMGCCQTFIPESLMNFTTYFSTSFDNSQVASFNPCSYAFVADQNWFHFHESALSDDFGKKTNYLVPVVLDWAMRNQSSCRDAKAHPVNYACRGGNTACVDSTNGPGYLCNCSQGYTGNPYLEGGCQDIDECEHPQLYPCFGVCTNTQGGYHCTCPPGTHGNASKENCTDISSKFPLPARLTVGFSVIVVILVALLSCVIISTQKTKHKRERDIFFRKNGGFKLYEEILSKEVDTVQVFTVEELQRATDNFADKRVIGCGGYGMVYRGILDNQRTVAIKKSKKVDERQKDEFVNEIIVLSQINHRHIVRLLGCCLELDVPMLVYEYISNGSLFDVLHPEHYTSPLPLQARLMIAEQAAEALAYLHSATNRSIIHGDVKSLNILLDDDLSAKVSDFGASQLVPMDEDEFIVFVQGTLGYLDPECMQTRRLTDRSDVYSFGVVLLELITGKKAIYADDASEKRSLATSFLVLMKEQRLRDILDNKLIGEGGEQLLGEVAVIAKECLSVKGEERPSMKEVAERLHSLRRFRLQPREEYDPGDIEMVKAEDTRRCTETDTSGYHILDSSTLLKNVDAGR